The Neodiprion lecontei isolate iyNeoLeco1 chromosome 2, iyNeoLeco1.1, whole genome shotgun sequence genome segment ATGCGACCAACCCTATTGATCCTCGTTACTTGTTTTATTCCCTCAAACTGTATGCTGCCGTTTATTATCCTGCTGCTAATCATTCGGTCATGCCCTTAAGCGAATGCAGGGACGGAAatccaatttttatacaagCGTCTGACAAAGGTGAACAGTAATGATATcggtattttcatttttgtatacCAAGCTAAACTGTCAGCGCATACGAAGCTCGGCCGAATATTTCTCAGGCCGTGTACCTTTCGATTATCATTTGATTTGGGTATAGCTTATTGTGTATCGACGAAGTGGGCGGAAAGcacgttaataaaattttttctaaactttTTCAGTCTGTATCGGGACAAATGGTCGACTATCGGTACCCTCCAACAAGGACCATCATTACCGAAATCTTCGAGATCGGTATACGAATTGTACGTACGTTGACGGCAACCTCGAAATCACATGGCTGCAGAACCTTGAGCTGGACCTCAGTTTCCTTCAGTACATCCGAGAGGTCACCGGGTACGTCCTCATCAGCCACGTGGACGTGCAGAAGGTTGTCCTGCCACGGCTCCAGATCATTCGCGGCCGAACCCTGTTCAAGCTGAACATTCACGAGGCCGAGTTTGCACTATTCGTCACCATGTGCCAGATGAATAGCCTCGAGCTACCGGCACTTCGAGGTAACGGTTTAATATCCAATTTTGGCCGCATCAACAATAACGCGAtatacttatatgtatacatatacactgaaggtatacatataggtatgcCGAGCTTCACTGAAGTAATGATATTAACCtagtaataatttattaattattcccCAGACATCCTAAATGGCAGTGTCGGCATGTACAACAACTACAATCTCTGCCACATGAGGACCATCAATTGGGACGAAATAATAACGGGTCCCCAGGCAAAGTATGATTACGTGTACAACTTCACAGCCCCGGAGCGGGTATGCCCCGAGTGCGACAAGAGTTGTGAGCAGGGATGCTGGGGCGAAGGACCCTACAATTGCCAGAGTTTCTCAAAGATAAATTGCTCGCCACAGTGCTGGCAGGGACGTTGCTTCGGGCAAAATCCAAGGGAGTGCTGTCATCTTTTTTGCGCCGGGGGTTGCACCGGACCGAAGCAGAGTGATTGTTTGGCGTGCAAAAACTTCTTCGACGACGGTGTCTGTACGCAAGAATGTCCGGCAATGCAgaagtaagaaaataatatttatctaTGTGCCACGGCAGATTATGATACAGCCGACAGCAGTCGAATAAATTGCTGAAAGATTCATATTGTTAGTATTCTTATACAATAGATGGTCTCGGCGTTAGGTacgaaaaatagaaagaatcGTAGGAGAAAATGTCTCGTTATGGTAGAGTCCTCTTTTGTCACTACCACGGCGCGgttgtctgttttttttttttttttttttaaacgattgtCTGGACCATACCGGAGTTATTTGACTTCtaattttttgtgattttacaGTGATTCTGATGGCAAACTGTCAGGCTCAACTtataaaatcacaaaaaatcaaaagtaaattaacaTCGTTATGGTTCAGACaaacgttttcaaatttttcacaagtgTTTAAAGCAAAAGCTAGaataatttctataattttcatCGACCTGGCACGATTTCGACCTACACGCATGTATGTCCTTAATAATAAGACACACTACGGCTGATGTGTTTGCTGTTTCAAGCCGTCGATGCATTACGTGGACACGTCGATTACTGCCCAAATGAAATACTGTAGAATGATCCTGtacttttcaaattgattCATTGTCATGCAACAAGCCCCGTGCAATATACGACACTCACTGCTGACATATCTGACTGAATCGATAAATCTCCGGCTGCCAAATAGTTATGCGACTTATTGCCCATCATGCGTGTGTTTCAATATCAACACGATCTTACCATACAACGGTTATAATTCTCATCAACAGGTATAATCCGACAACATACTCGTGGGAAACAAACCCCGATGGAAAGTATGCATATGGTGCGACGTGTGTCCGTAAGTGTCCCGAACACCTTCTGAAGGACAACGGTGCATGCGTGCGTTCGTGTCCTCCAAAGAAGAAGGCTGTTAATGGTGAATGTGTACCATGCGACGGTCCATGCCCAAAGACTTGCCAAGGCGTGGATCGGGTCCATTCTGGAAACATTGACAGCTTTAAAGATTGTACAATAATTGAAGGCTCGATCACAATATTGGATCAGAGTTTCATGGGGTATCAACATATATACCAAAACTTTACGTTTGGACCGAGGTATCTGGAGCTTCACCCCGACAAACTCGAGGTGTTCAGCACGCTAAAGGAAGTTACGGGATACGTTAATATTCAAGGGTATCACAAGCAGTTCACAAACCTTTCATACTTCCGGAATCTGGAGGTTATCGGGGGCAGAAGCCTTACCGAAACATTCTTTGCATCACTTTACATTGTGAAGACAGCCCTGGTGTCCCTCGGATTGAATTCACTGAAAAAGATCAACTCTGGTACGGTAGCAATCCTGGAGAACACGGATCTCTGCTACGCTCAGAGCATCAACTGGACGCGAATAAAAAGGTCTCAAGAACATACCACGATTTTGTCCAGCAACAAGCCCGAAGCTGACTGCGGTGAGTAACTTGGTATTACATCTGATTGTACTGGAAATTCTTCTTTATCCACGGTATTCCCAACTTGCTCGGTTTTTGAACTACACgtttttgatcattttctcTCAAATTGGGAACAAAGCCTACTTGCCCTGCTTTGTACATACATGGGCTAATGAGTAGACTGCATGGCAAATGAATTCGGCATGTGATGACCTTCACAATTTTTGACCAAGTTCGCTTGCACAACAACGTCATGTATCATCTGCATTATTTGTTGCAGCACGCGAAGGCTTGGTATGCGATGATCAATGTTCGGATGAGGGCTGCTGGGGGCCAGGTCCCGAGCAATGTTTGTCCTGCAGGAATTTCATATTGGAGAATATTTGCGTACAAAATTGCACAGCAGTACCTGGGTAAGTTTTGATTGCGTGGCTGGTAATATTATCAATTTGAAgcatgaattatatttttcaattgctattattattagcaATTTTGTTctataattaattgtaagcCCATCTATCTGCGCTTGaacactgattgtgagctaGCCAAAATTGTTGACAAGAgatctgaattttattatcCCATAACCAACAACTACTGGTATTACATAAAAATGGTCACCTAAAAGTATTATTAACTTACTATTGAAATCACGATCGTTCACCAAACGGCCgatattttttgcatttcagTATTTACCAAGCAGACGAAAGAGTCTGCAAACCTTGTCACGTGCAATGCAACGGAACTTGTTCTGGTCCGAATGCGGAACACTGCCACTCATGTAAGCATGTGCGCGACGGGCCTTTCTGCGTTCCCAAATGTCCATCATCAAAGTTCAACGATGGTGGGATATGCAAACATTGTCACGATAATTGCGTAGGGGGGTGCGAGGGTCCGGAAAATAACATTGGTCCAAATGGGTGTCACAGTTGCGAAAAAGCGATTATGAACTTCGAAACACCGGAGAGCTGTTTGAGAACGGATGAGTCTTGCCCGGAAGGTGAGTACGCGTATCTCTATTGGGAGTATAAACATTCTATGCGGGACCTGATGGTCGCTCTGTGTACTCTTCGAAATGGCCGTCGCAGAGATACAGCTAAACGGCATCGCAGGCATTATCTCTGCATTATTTGCACAGATTCGCACTTACTGCGTGTCTCACCGCATGAGATCATCCTTCCACCAATATATCTGCAAATAACGCGTTTactagtattttttttacccaaattAACAGCTCTAGCAAACTTTATTTAATTCCTAGTAGTGACAGACGCCTTCGTGTATTCGAAAACCGATTTGAGatacgctgaaaatattttcaaacgtggaaatgtaatttttattcaagaaatgtCACGCGCTCTGTTCAAATTCAACGTAAACCTTGCCAGCGGCTTACCCCCATGGCGGCCATATTTGCTAGGCGGCAGTAGCGCCCTACAAATGCCTACAAACGCCTGTGGATGTTTTCATTTCCAATACCTTTCGCGAAAGACTGCCTCATGTAATCGTATTAGAATAGTATGTATTTGTATAACCGGTACTCTGAGTGAAATCTCGGTTGCCAAATTTGCTTCCTTTATTTACGGTAAACGTCTTGCCGGACAGTGTAACTCGGCCACTTACCGGACAGGTTATTCATATGTATGTTTGCGCGTGTAGGTTACTACTGGGAGGGGGTCGAGCCTCAGGAACGGGGTCCTCTGAAGGCCCTTGCTGGTAAAGCAGTCTGTCGGAAATGTCACCCTCGGTGCCTTAGGTGTACCGGGTACGGTTTTCATCAACAAGTTTGCCAGGAATGCGCCAAGTACAAGAAAGGTGAACAGTGCGAAGACGAGTGCCCCGCCGATCACTTCGCTATCCCGGAAACCCGGAGCTGCATCCCATGCTCTTCGGAGTGCAGGGGCTGTTACGGCCCGGGAGCTGATCAGTGCTACAAGTGCCGAAACTTCAAGGTGTTCGCCGTAAGTTCTACCTGTACACCAAGTTTATTTCCTTAGTTTCACCCCTCCCACGATTAGCctttatattatatagatgCGACGAACTGCGCAGCGATATCATTAAACAGTAATGCTAATTTTTCAGAACGTTGCCACGGAAGACAATGCAACATCCTTCAATTGCACCGATACCTGCCCGCCAGAACATCCGTTTACGAGGTTCCCTGCGGACAACGACCCGTTCTGCTCCAATCATGCAAAGAAGATGAGTTACCCGTTAGACGGCGAACAAACACCGGCAATATTAGCAGGTGTTGGTGTTTTCGTAGTGATTCTAATGGTCTTCTCCGCTGCTGTATTATGCCTGTGGCGTCAGCGGACGAAGGCCAAGGAAAATACCGTGAAAATGACGATGGCACTTACCGGGCTTGATGACAACGAACCTCTAAGGCCTACGGGAGTGAAGCCGAACTTAGCAAAGCTGCGTATAATCAAGGAGGAGGAGATGAGAAAGGGCGGTATACTCGGATACGGGGCATTCGGCAACGTCTACAAGGGAGTCTGGGTGCCAGAGGGTGAGAATGTTAAGATCCCGGTTGCGATCAAAGTTCTCCACGATGGGACAGGATCCAATACGTCGAAGGAGTTCCTCGATGAAGCCTATATCATGGCAAGTGTCGAGCATCCGAATCTACTTCAGCTACTCGCCGTCTGCATGACGTCGCAGATGATGCTTGTGACACAACTGATGCCGCTCGGTTGTCTCCTTGACTTCGTTAGAAAGTATAAGGACAAGATTGGCTCAAAGCCTCTGTTGAATTGGTGTACACAGATCGCCAGGGGTATGGCCTATCTCGAAGAGAGACGATTGGTCCACAGGGATTTGGCAGCGAGGAACGTCCTTGTGCAAACGCCAAACTGCGTGAAAATAACCGACTTTGGCCTCGCGAAGCTTTTGGACATCAACGAGGAACAGTACAAGGCTGCTGGCGGTAAAATGCCAATAAAATGGTTGGCCTTAGAATGTATTCAGCACCGCGTATTTACGCACAAGTCAGACGTCTGGGCATTCGGTGTTACCATCTGGGAAGTTTTGACTTATGGTGGAAGACCCTACGAAAACGTTCCGGCAAGAAATGTGCCAGAATTATTGGAAAAGGGGGAACGGTTACCGCAGCCGGCGATATGTACGATCGATGTGTACATGATCATGATAAAATGCTGGATGCTCGACGCGGAGTCGAGGCCAAGCTTCAAGGAACTTGCCGACGACTTTGCGAAAATGTCGAGAGATCCTGGACGTTATCTGGCAATAAAGGGGGACAAGTACATGATACTACCATCCTATACATTGCAGGTGAGCCTCTATCTCAcgttgaaaattctttttgttttttctttcctagTGCAAATATCCTTTGTATGGAATTCGACTATGGTTCATGATAGTAGGATGACCCCTGTGGGAGGTTTGGTACGAAAAAATCTGTTACGAATTTTCGTACGCTAATCTAATCAGAAATAGTAATTACCTCACTTATTCCTTTACATACGAGTTTCTGAAAGATTCGAAAAGCACCGAAACATTTGTGACCGCAACTTCGCTTCCGCAGATATTTCGAGGTAATGTTATCAACTGTTAGTCACGTAATATGAAGAAATGCAAATTTCTTGATTTGGTATTCTTCACTTAAAATTTCGCACAGACaatgatttaataaaaacGTGATAACATTCAATAGTCCGTATTTTTACAACTTGGTACCTCATGCATGTACTGGCCAAGAATTCCGTATGAAAGATGACATTTTTCTGCACAAGCGATACCAACCATTCATCTTTACGACGCGTTAAAATTTGGTGAAATGCTGAGGCTCGGTACACTGCAGGGTAGTCGGTTATAAGCACCCCAAGCGAATAACTCGAAAATAAAAAGGGATAAAAGAGAAACCTCAATACGAAACTCGGagggttttaaaaaaaagataatgaCTTGATGACTTAGTGAATGAGTTGACTTTTGTATTGTGCCATTGTCGAGACTTCGCGAGTGACGACTGATTTTAAATGTGAAATACGTATTTTGGCAGTTGAAAGCAAGATCAAAGACGAATATAAACACcggagcaaaatttttttttcaaatattcttctCTTCTACTCAAGCTACCGTATACGTTGTTCTCCCCTGTTGTAAAGTCTTCTTTGCGATGCAAAATTATCGAGTTtcgaacaatcgaaaaaatagatttgatattttttcctgttgaaaaaaattctcactttTTCAGTTCCTGTGAGTACCGCTGTTCCTCTTGAtcactaaaaatttttgcgcGGGTGAAAAATCACAGAGTTTGAATGTACCTATAGCCTATAGTGTGCAAAAGGAAATTCGTAGATTAATAACGAATATAATTAACGGCCGTGCGACACGATACTTCGGTATAAGTCAAACCTCATATCTGACTCGAGCTTTCATACAAGAGACTCACTAACGAGAAATCGCAGCGACATGAAATCCATTAAAAAGATAATTAACCCACAAATTGGTGAAACACGAATTCagtagacaaaaaaaaaaaaaaaaattcaaagaatgAAAGTAAAAGAAGTTTCACGGTTTCAATTTGTCCTTGATCTCGCTATCAACTATCCGTTATCAAGAGTCGTGCTCCTTCCTTAAAATCAGATGCCCTTGCGAAATGTCGGAAATAGTACAATAGACAAGTCCACCGATAATCGAAACTATCTTTCCCCTCCGGAATCCTCCAAAGCTAAAGGAAAACTTTCTCTGGTACCCCATTCCATTTTCGGAGTGTCCGGCTGGGACGATCAGAATCGACCactttatataat includes the following:
- the LOC107220921 gene encoding epidermal growth factor receptor isoform X5; translation: MRVPSVLPRLLQEYHVCIGTNGRLSVPSNKDHHYRNLRDRYTNCTYVDGNLEITWLQNLELDLSFLQYIREVTGYVLISHVDVQKVVLPRLQIIRGRTLFKLNIHEAEFALFVTMCQMNSLELPALRDILNGSVGMYNNYNLCHMRTINWDEIITGPQAKYDYVYNFTAPERVCPECDKSCEQGCWGEGPYNCQSFSKINCSPQCWQGRCFGQNPRECCHLFCAGGCTGPKQSDCLACKNFFDDGVCTQECPAMQKYNPTTYSWETNPDGKYAYGATCVRKCPEHLLKDNGACVRSCPPKKKAVNGECVPCDGPCPKTCQGVDRVHSGNIDSFKDCTIIEGSITILDQSFMGYQHIYQNFTFGPRYLELHPDKLEVFSTLKEVTGYVNIQGYHKQFTNLSYFRNLEVIGGRSLTETFFASLYIVKTALVSLGLNSLKKINSGTVAILENTDLCYAQSINWTRIKRSQEHTTILSSNKPEADCAREGLVCDDQCSDEGCWGPGPEQCLSCRNFILENICVQNCTAVPGIYQADERVCKPCHVQCNGTCSGPNAEHCHSCKHVRDGPFCVPKCPSSKFNDGGICKHCHDNCVGGCEGPENNIGPNGCHSCEKAIMNFETPESCLRTDESCPEGYYWEGVEPQERGPLKALAGKAVCRKCHPRCLRCTGYGFHQQVCQECAKYKKGEQCEDECPADHFAIPETRSCIPCSSECRGCYGPGADQCYKCRNFKVFANVATEDNATSFNCTDTCPPEHPFTRFPADNDPFCSNHAKKMSYPLDGEQTPAILAGVGVFVVILMVFSAAVLCLWRQRTKAKENTVKMTMALTGLDDNEPLRPTGVKPNLAKLRIIKEEEMRKGGILGYGAFGNVYKGVWVPEGENVKIPVAIKVLHDGTGSNTSKEFLDEAYIMASVEHPNLLQLLAVCMTSQMMLVTQLMPLGCLLDFVRKYKDKIGSKPLLNWCTQIARGMAYLEERRLVHRDLAARNVLVQTPNCVKITDFGLAKLLDINEEQYKAAGGKMPIKWLALECIQHRVFTHKSDVWAFGVTIWEVLTYGGRPYENVPARNVPELLEKGERLPQPAICTIDVYMIMIKCWMLDAESRPSFKELADDFAKMSRDPGRYLAIKGDKYMILPSYTLQDKKEMIRNLASAMDGPEAVVDADEYLQPKSRAPVPPIVVSPSSTSGSPPNTPIKSCWPNSTPMAADSPTPQNQQNWDRELLRYGVSGNGGTSRESAEANPAHLQHPHYTHPNGHCGPAASLDGSNSRYCSDPLKMIGVIECDVTDDCFKSEVGTIHQQARIGNLKLDLPLDEDDYLMPSPQMPASTIQYMDLIGDSKPTESESKHMNNGYRKYPEFLTIPGKTSVDNPEYIMSQDDAALSPQTLGIPATADLVKTETTNGTAFGSQVRQRSTEEESDHEYYNDFDRLERELQPLKPLRKNETTV
- the LOC107220921 gene encoding epidermal growth factor receptor isoform X3 is translated as MRLKMKKSGILEIYLVLICAQLVATQVIEERVCIGTNGRLSVPSNKDHHYRNLRDRYTNCTYVDGNLEITWLQNLELDLSFLQYIREVTGYVLISHVDVQKVVLPRLQIIRGRTLFKLNIHEAEFALFVTMCQMNSLELPALRDILNGSVGMYNNYNLCHMRTINWDEIITGPQAKYDYVYNFTAPERVCPECDKSCEQGCWGEGPYNCQSFSKINCSPQCWQGRCFGQNPRECCHLFCAGGCTGPKQSDCLACKNFFDDGVCTQECPAMQKYNPTTYSWETNPDGKYAYGATCVRKCPEHLLKDNGACVRSCPPKKKAVNGECVPCDGPCPKTCQGVDRVHSGNIDSFKDCTIIEGSITILDQSFMGYQHIYQNFTFGPRYLELHPDKLEVFSTLKEVTGYVNIQGYHKQFTNLSYFRNLEVIGGRSLTETFFASLYIVKTALVSLGLNSLKKINSGTVAILENTDLCYAQSINWTRIKRSQEHTTILSSNKPEADCAREGLVCDDQCSDEGCWGPGPEQCLSCRNFILENICVQNCTAVPGIYQADERVCKPCHVQCNGTCSGPNAEHCHSCKHVRDGPFCVPKCPSSKFNDGGICKHCHDNCVGGCEGPENNIGPNGCHSCEKAIMNFETPESCLRTDESCPEGYYWEGVEPQERGPLKALAGKAVCRKCHPRCLRCTGYGFHQQVCQECAKYKKGEQCEDECPADHFAIPETRSCIPCSSECRGCYGPGADQCYKCRNFKVFANVATEDNATSFNCTDTCPPEHPFTRFPADNDPFCSNHAKKMSYPLDGEQTPAILAGVGVFVVILMVFSAAVLCLWRQRTKAKENTVKMTMALTGLDDNEPLRPTGVKPNLAKLRIIKEEEMRKGGILGYGAFGNVYKGVWVPEGENVKIPVAIKVLHDGTGSNTSKEFLDEAYIMASVEHPNLLQLLAVCMTSQMMLVTQLMPLGCLLDFVRKYKDKIGSKPLLNWCTQIARGMAYLEERRLVHRDLAARNVLVQTPNCVKITDFGLAKLLDINEEQYKAAGGKMPIKWLALECIQHRVFTHKSDVWAFGVTIWEVLTYGGRPYENVPARNVPELLEKGERLPQPAICTIDVYMIMIKCWMLDAESRPSFKELADDFAKMSRDPGRYLAIKGDKYMILPSYTLQDKKEMIRNLASAMDGPEAVVDADEYLQPKSRAPVPPIVVSPSSTSGSPPNTPIKSCWPNSTPMAADSPTPQNQQNWDRELLRYGVSGNGGTSRESAEANPAHLQHPHYTHPNGHCGPAASLDGSNSRYCSDPLKMIGVIECDVTDDCFKSEVGTIHQQARIGNLKLDLPLDEDDYLMPSPQMPASTIQYMDLIGDSKPTESESKHMNNGYRKYPEFLTIPGKTSVDNPEYIMSQDDAALSPQTLGIPATADLVKTETTNGTAFGSQVRQRSTEEESDHEYYNDFDRLERELQPLKPLRKNETTV
- the LOC107220921 gene encoding epidermal growth factor receptor isoform X4; the encoded protein is MMAADRPRGDQVATDSTAICIGTNGRLSVPSNKDHHYRNLRDRYTNCTYVDGNLEITWLQNLELDLSFLQYIREVTGYVLISHVDVQKVVLPRLQIIRGRTLFKLNIHEAEFALFVTMCQMNSLELPALRDILNGSVGMYNNYNLCHMRTINWDEIITGPQAKYDYVYNFTAPERVCPECDKSCEQGCWGEGPYNCQSFSKINCSPQCWQGRCFGQNPRECCHLFCAGGCTGPKQSDCLACKNFFDDGVCTQECPAMQKYNPTTYSWETNPDGKYAYGATCVRKCPEHLLKDNGACVRSCPPKKKAVNGECVPCDGPCPKTCQGVDRVHSGNIDSFKDCTIIEGSITILDQSFMGYQHIYQNFTFGPRYLELHPDKLEVFSTLKEVTGYVNIQGYHKQFTNLSYFRNLEVIGGRSLTETFFASLYIVKTALVSLGLNSLKKINSGTVAILENTDLCYAQSINWTRIKRSQEHTTILSSNKPEADCAREGLVCDDQCSDEGCWGPGPEQCLSCRNFILENICVQNCTAVPGIYQADERVCKPCHVQCNGTCSGPNAEHCHSCKHVRDGPFCVPKCPSSKFNDGGICKHCHDNCVGGCEGPENNIGPNGCHSCEKAIMNFETPESCLRTDESCPEGYYWEGVEPQERGPLKALAGKAVCRKCHPRCLRCTGYGFHQQVCQECAKYKKGEQCEDECPADHFAIPETRSCIPCSSECRGCYGPGADQCYKCRNFKVFANVATEDNATSFNCTDTCPPEHPFTRFPADNDPFCSNHAKKMSYPLDGEQTPAILAGVGVFVVILMVFSAAVLCLWRQRTKAKENTVKMTMALTGLDDNEPLRPTGVKPNLAKLRIIKEEEMRKGGILGYGAFGNVYKGVWVPEGENVKIPVAIKVLHDGTGSNTSKEFLDEAYIMASVEHPNLLQLLAVCMTSQMMLVTQLMPLGCLLDFVRKYKDKIGSKPLLNWCTQIARGMAYLEERRLVHRDLAARNVLVQTPNCVKITDFGLAKLLDINEEQYKAAGGKMPIKWLALECIQHRVFTHKSDVWAFGVTIWEVLTYGGRPYENVPARNVPELLEKGERLPQPAICTIDVYMIMIKCWMLDAESRPSFKELADDFAKMSRDPGRYLAIKGDKYMILPSYTLQDKKEMIRNLASAMDGPEAVVDADEYLQPKSRAPVPPIVVSPSSTSGSPPNTPIKSCWPNSTPMAADSPTPQNQQNWDRELLRYGVSGNGGTSRESAEANPAHLQHPHYTHPNGHCGPAASLDGSNSRYCSDPLKMIGVIECDVTDDCFKSEVGTIHQQARIGNLKLDLPLDEDDYLMPSPQMPASTIQYMDLIGDSKPTESESKHMNNGYRKYPEFLTIPGKTSVDNPEYIMSQDDAALSPQTLGIPATADLVKTETTNGTAFGSQVRQRSTEEESDHEYYNDFDRLERELQPLKPLRKNETTV
- the LOC107220921 gene encoding epidermal growth factor receptor isoform X2, which produces MSSLHRIELNSPSTYSRLLGAALILLVVVFSHRYASAELNSEFVKGKICIGTNGRLSVPSNKDHHYRNLRDRYTNCTYVDGNLEITWLQNLELDLSFLQYIREVTGYVLISHVDVQKVVLPRLQIIRGRTLFKLNIHEAEFALFVTMCQMNSLELPALRDILNGSVGMYNNYNLCHMRTINWDEIITGPQAKYDYVYNFTAPERVCPECDKSCEQGCWGEGPYNCQSFSKINCSPQCWQGRCFGQNPRECCHLFCAGGCTGPKQSDCLACKNFFDDGVCTQECPAMQKYNPTTYSWETNPDGKYAYGATCVRKCPEHLLKDNGACVRSCPPKKKAVNGECVPCDGPCPKTCQGVDRVHSGNIDSFKDCTIIEGSITILDQSFMGYQHIYQNFTFGPRYLELHPDKLEVFSTLKEVTGYVNIQGYHKQFTNLSYFRNLEVIGGRSLTETFFASLYIVKTALVSLGLNSLKKINSGTVAILENTDLCYAQSINWTRIKRSQEHTTILSSNKPEADCAREGLVCDDQCSDEGCWGPGPEQCLSCRNFILENICVQNCTAVPGIYQADERVCKPCHVQCNGTCSGPNAEHCHSCKHVRDGPFCVPKCPSSKFNDGGICKHCHDNCVGGCEGPENNIGPNGCHSCEKAIMNFETPESCLRTDESCPEGYYWEGVEPQERGPLKALAGKAVCRKCHPRCLRCTGYGFHQQVCQECAKYKKGEQCEDECPADHFAIPETRSCIPCSSECRGCYGPGADQCYKCRNFKVFANVATEDNATSFNCTDTCPPEHPFTRFPADNDPFCSNHAKKMSYPLDGEQTPAILAGVGVFVVILMVFSAAVLCLWRQRTKAKENTVKMTMALTGLDDNEPLRPTGVKPNLAKLRIIKEEEMRKGGILGYGAFGNVYKGVWVPEGENVKIPVAIKVLHDGTGSNTSKEFLDEAYIMASVEHPNLLQLLAVCMTSQMMLVTQLMPLGCLLDFVRKYKDKIGSKPLLNWCTQIARGMAYLEERRLVHRDLAARNVLVQTPNCVKITDFGLAKLLDINEEQYKAAGGKMPIKWLALECIQHRVFTHKSDVWAFGVTIWEVLTYGGRPYENVPARNVPELLEKGERLPQPAICTIDVYMIMIKCWMLDAESRPSFKELADDFAKMSRDPGRYLAIKGDKYMILPSYTLQDKKEMIRNLASAMDGPEAVVDADEYLQPKSRAPVPPIVVSPSSTSGSPPNTPIKSCWPNSTPMAADSPTPQNQQNWDRELLRYGVSGNGGTSRESAEANPAHLQHPHYTHPNGHCGPAASLDGSNSRYCSDPLKMIGVIECDVTDDCFKSEVGTIHQQARIGNLKLDLPLDEDDYLMPSPQMPASTIQYMDLIGDSKPTESESKHMNNGYRKYPEFLTIPGKTSVDNPEYIMSQDDAALSPQTLGIPATADLVKTETTNGTAFGSQVRQRSTEEESDHEYYNDFDRLERELQPLKPLRKNETTV
- the LOC107220921 gene encoding epidermal growth factor receptor isoform X6; amino-acid sequence: MMAAVCIGTNGRLSVPSNKDHHYRNLRDRYTNCTYVDGNLEITWLQNLELDLSFLQYIREVTGYVLISHVDVQKVVLPRLQIIRGRTLFKLNIHEAEFALFVTMCQMNSLELPALRDILNGSVGMYNNYNLCHMRTINWDEIITGPQAKYDYVYNFTAPERVCPECDKSCEQGCWGEGPYNCQSFSKINCSPQCWQGRCFGQNPRECCHLFCAGGCTGPKQSDCLACKNFFDDGVCTQECPAMQKYNPTTYSWETNPDGKYAYGATCVRKCPEHLLKDNGACVRSCPPKKKAVNGECVPCDGPCPKTCQGVDRVHSGNIDSFKDCTIIEGSITILDQSFMGYQHIYQNFTFGPRYLELHPDKLEVFSTLKEVTGYVNIQGYHKQFTNLSYFRNLEVIGGRSLTETFFASLYIVKTALVSLGLNSLKKINSGTVAILENTDLCYAQSINWTRIKRSQEHTTILSSNKPEADCAREGLVCDDQCSDEGCWGPGPEQCLSCRNFILENICVQNCTAVPGIYQADERVCKPCHVQCNGTCSGPNAEHCHSCKHVRDGPFCVPKCPSSKFNDGGICKHCHDNCVGGCEGPENNIGPNGCHSCEKAIMNFETPESCLRTDESCPEGYYWEGVEPQERGPLKALAGKAVCRKCHPRCLRCTGYGFHQQVCQECAKYKKGEQCEDECPADHFAIPETRSCIPCSSECRGCYGPGADQCYKCRNFKVFANVATEDNATSFNCTDTCPPEHPFTRFPADNDPFCSNHAKKMSYPLDGEQTPAILAGVGVFVVILMVFSAAVLCLWRQRTKAKENTVKMTMALTGLDDNEPLRPTGVKPNLAKLRIIKEEEMRKGGILGYGAFGNVYKGVWVPEGENVKIPVAIKVLHDGTGSNTSKEFLDEAYIMASVEHPNLLQLLAVCMTSQMMLVTQLMPLGCLLDFVRKYKDKIGSKPLLNWCTQIARGMAYLEERRLVHRDLAARNVLVQTPNCVKITDFGLAKLLDINEEQYKAAGGKMPIKWLALECIQHRVFTHKSDVWAFGVTIWEVLTYGGRPYENVPARNVPELLEKGERLPQPAICTIDVYMIMIKCWMLDAESRPSFKELADDFAKMSRDPGRYLAIKGDKYMILPSYTLQDKKEMIRNLASAMDGPEAVVDADEYLQPKSRAPVPPIVVSPSSTSGSPPNTPIKSCWPNSTPMAADSPTPQNQQNWDRELLRYGVSGNGGTSRESAEANPAHLQHPHYTHPNGHCGPAASLDGSNSRYCSDPLKMIGVIECDVTDDCFKSEVGTIHQQARIGNLKLDLPLDEDDYLMPSPQMPASTIQYMDLIGDSKPTESESKHMNNGYRKYPEFLTIPGKTSVDNPEYIMSQDDAALSPQTLGIPATADLVKTETTNGTAFGSQVRQRSTEEESDHEYYNDFDRLERELQPLKPLRKNETTV